One Bifidobacterium angulatum DSM 20098 = JCM 7096 DNA window includes the following coding sequences:
- a CDS encoding MerR family transcriptional regulator produces the protein MAITAISPHASMKTYTMKQACELTGMNYEALKFYCNSGLVPGVERDQNNRRIFDERSIAWINGLTCLKQCGLGIKEMQHYTQLCLEGESSIPERKEILAIKRRALEKKLSEVQDAIDYIDRKQTFYDDVLAGKIDYYSNLINPADNCE, from the coding sequence ATGGCAATCACTGCGATATCCCCCCATGCGAGCATGAAGACCTATACGATGAAGCAGGCATGCGAATTGACCGGCATGAACTATGAAGCACTGAAGTTCTACTGCAATTCCGGACTCGTGCCGGGAGTTGAGCGAGACCAGAACAACCGCCGCATCTTCGATGAGCGGAGCATCGCGTGGATCAACGGATTGACTTGTCTCAAGCAATGTGGCCTCGGAATCAAGGAGATGCAGCATTACACGCAACTCTGTCTTGAAGGCGAATCGTCAATACCGGAACGCAAGGAGATCCTCGCCATCAAACGGCGCGCGCTCGAGAAAAAACTGTCCGAAGTCCAAGACGCCATCGACTATATCGACCGTAAGCAGACCTTCTACGACGATGTGCTTGCCGGAAAAATCGATTATTATTCCAACCTCATCAACCCTGCAGACAACTGCGAATAG
- a CDS encoding GNAT family N-acetyltransferase, protein MHDLENEAAGIGLKPGWVPATKYILVNDQGEYVGIVNLCHELNDALMEGAGHIGYGIAPEWRGRGYATEGLRLLLIKARDEFDITEAYLSVHKNNPASLAVQRHLGARIDHESDTEYFTRIDTSVTA, encoded by the coding sequence ATGCACGATCTTGAAAACGAGGCCGCAGGCATCGGACTCAAGCCCGGTTGGGTGCCGGCCACCAAATACATCCTTGTGAACGATCAAGGCGAATATGTCGGCATCGTCAACCTGTGTCATGAGCTCAACGATGCATTGATGGAAGGCGCGGGTCATATCGGATACGGAATCGCTCCCGAATGGCGTGGACGCGGATATGCCACCGAGGGATTAAGGCTATTGCTTATCAAGGCGCGTGACGAGTTCGACATCACGGAGGCGTACCTGTCCGTGCATAAGAACAATCCCGCCTCGTTGGCGGTGCAGCGTCATCTCGGCGCCCGTATCGATCACGAGTCGGACACTGAGTATTTCACGCGCATCGACACTTCGGTCACTGCCTAA
- a CDS encoding ATP-binding protein produces MDNDDYTAKMTELIRLMRAIGNDTQQCEVKECAHKISTTITDTLSAFSNGNGGYIILGLSEKNGFTPVDGFNARSMQEALSQACEKLTPVVRPVIVTCPFEGANLVFAVIDEMLPREKPCYFTAAGPYNGSYIRTGDGDRRMTAYEVDRLLEEQRQPEHDIAVVEGATATDLSPALVQALLVNERARHGHVFEGMSDEEMLLNLRAVGRLCSDTASGSETDDAVIRPTLAGLLALGRYPQKFYPRLTISAAMFPGISRDEVFSTGRELVRAAVFVGPIPTMVCDAVETLMDWSRSASPAFDMARPPYPQAVLREAISNALIHRDYSPDAVGTPVHVDMFADRIEITNPGGLFGAVTKRTLKQPASGSTRNPFLFSLLRSVPYPSDGMVLQDNGTGYRRIEALLRNEQRPPARIDNSIDSFRVTVPALSSNPPGSSGMPGSSRLSA; encoded by the coding sequence ATGGACAATGACGACTACACGGCCAAAATGACCGAGCTCATCCGGCTCATGCGCGCCATCGGCAACGACACCCAGCAGTGCGAGGTCAAGGAATGCGCCCATAAGATCAGCACCACCATCACCGACACTCTTTCGGCGTTCTCCAATGGCAACGGCGGCTATATCATTCTCGGCCTGAGCGAGAAGAACGGGTTCACTCCCGTGGATGGCTTCAACGCACGTTCCATGCAGGAAGCGCTCAGCCAGGCCTGCGAAAAGCTCACTCCCGTGGTGCGCCCGGTGATTGTGACATGCCCGTTCGAGGGCGCCAATCTGGTATTCGCGGTGATCGACGAGATGCTTCCCCGCGAAAAGCCGTGCTATTTCACGGCCGCCGGACCCTACAATGGCTCGTATATCCGAACCGGGGACGGCGATCGGCGCATGACCGCCTACGAGGTGGACCGACTGCTGGAGGAGCAACGCCAGCCTGAGCATGATATCGCAGTGGTCGAAGGCGCCACGGCCACGGATCTTTCCCCCGCCTTGGTGCAGGCGCTGCTCGTCAACGAGCGGGCACGACACGGGCACGTGTTCGAAGGGATGAGCGACGAAGAGATGCTGCTGAATCTGCGCGCAGTCGGCCGCCTCTGCTCCGATACAGCCAGCGGGAGCGAAACCGACGATGCCGTGATTCGCCCTACGCTGGCCGGCCTGCTGGCGCTTGGCCGATACCCGCAGAAGTTCTACCCGCGTCTGACCATATCGGCCGCCATGTTCCCCGGCATATCACGCGATGAGGTGTTCTCCACCGGCCGTGAGCTGGTGCGCGCCGCGGTGTTCGTAGGGCCGATTCCCACCATGGTCTGCGATGCGGTCGAAACGCTGATGGACTGGAGTCGCAGCGCTTCGCCCGCCTTCGACATGGCACGCCCGCCATATCCCCAGGCGGTGCTGCGCGAGGCGATCTCCAATGCCCTTATCCACCGTGATTATTCGCCCGATGCCGTGGGCACGCCCGTGCATGTCGACATGTTCGCCGACCGCATCGAAATCACCAATCCCGGCGGCTTGTTCGGCGCAGTGACCAAACGCACACTCAAGCAGCCGGCTTCCGGTTCCACACGCAACCCGTTCCTGTTCTCGCTGCTGCGTTCCGTCCCCTACCCGAGCGATGGCATGGTGTTGCAGGACAACGGTACCGGGTATCGTCGCATCGAGGCCCTGCTGCGCAATGAGCAACGCCCGCCTGCGCGAATCGATAATTCAATCGACTCGTTCCGCGTCACGGTTCCGGCGCTCTCGTCGAATCCGCCGGGGTCATCAGGTATGCCGGGCTCGTCGAGACTGTCGGCTTAG
- a CDS encoding prolyl oligopeptidase family serine peptidase, whose product MIIAAPQLDDWGDTSAKQTIELTEYLLDAYNIDRNKVYGEGYSGGGETMSRVMGMRPELFSAYLQCASQFDGDIEVLAKARTPVRLVVGAHDEYYGAQPSQETYDRLHALYRDQGLTDTQIDRILVLDVRPDSYFSSQDISNQHGRGGHLFANDSDIMGWLFNR is encoded by the coding sequence ATGATCATTGCGGCGCCGCAGCTTGACGATTGGGGTGACACGAGCGCCAAGCAGACCATCGAATTGACCGAATATCTGCTTGACGCATACAACATCGACCGAAACAAGGTGTACGGCGAGGGATATTCCGGTGGTGGTGAGACGATGTCCCGCGTGATGGGCATGCGTCCCGAGCTGTTCTCGGCCTATCTGCAATGCGCTTCGCAATTCGACGGCGATATCGAGGTGCTTGCCAAGGCTCGCACGCCGGTTCGGCTGGTGGTCGGAGCACACGACGAATATTACGGGGCTCAACCATCGCAAGAAACGTATGATCGATTGCATGCCCTGTACCGTGACCAAGGGCTGACTGACACCCAGATTGATCGAATCCTTGTACTCGATGTCAGACCCGACTCATACTTCAGCTCGCAAGACATTAGCAATCAGCATGGTCGGGGCGGTCATCTTTTTGCCAACGATTCGGATATCATGGGCTGGCTCTTCAATCGCTAA
- the ettA gene encoding energy-dependent translational throttle protein EttA: MAEFIYQMIKARKAYGDRVILDDVTLSFLPGAKIGVVGPNGMGKSTLLKIMAGLDTVSNGEASLTPGFTVGILQQEPPLDDTKTVGENIKMAFGPIADKVARFNQIGEEMADPNADFDALMEEMGKLQTEIDAANGWDLDSQLDQAMDALQCPDPDTPVNVCSGGERRRVALCKLLLEAPDLLLLDEPTNHLDAESILWLEQFLHQYKGAVIAVTHDRYFMDNVAEWICEVDRGHLYPYKGNYSTYLETKAKRMEIQGAKDAKLAKRLKNELDWVRSSPKARQAKNKARLERYDQMEQEARNNKKLDFSEIQIPAGPRLGSTVLEAEHIHKAFGDRVLIDDLSFTLPRNGIVGVIGPNGVGKSTLFKTIVGLEPLTSGSLKIGDTVKISYVDQNRAGLDPNKNLWEAVSDGLDFIEVAGVEVPTRAYVASFGFKGSDQQKLVGVLSGGERNRLNLALTLKQGGNLLLLDEPTNDLDVETLESLENALLQFPGCAVVISHDRWFLDRVATHILAWEGDDENPAKWYWFEGNFQAYQENKVARLGEDAARPHRLHKKLVRG, translated from the coding sequence ATGGCTGAGTTTATTTACCAGATGATCAAGGCTCGCAAGGCCTATGGCGACCGCGTGATCCTCGATGACGTGACCCTGAGCTTCCTGCCGGGCGCGAAGATCGGCGTCGTCGGCCCCAACGGCATGGGTAAGTCCACGCTGCTGAAGATCATGGCCGGACTCGACACCGTCTCCAACGGCGAGGCATCCCTCACCCCGGGCTTTACCGTGGGCATTCTGCAGCAGGAGCCGCCGCTGGACGACACCAAGACCGTGGGCGAGAACATCAAGATGGCCTTCGGTCCGATCGCCGACAAGGTCGCGCGCTTCAACCAGATCGGCGAGGAGATGGCCGATCCGAATGCCGACTTCGACGCTCTGATGGAAGAGATGGGCAAGCTGCAGACCGAGATCGACGCGGCGAACGGTTGGGATCTCGACTCCCAGCTCGATCAAGCCATGGACGCTCTGCAGTGCCCCGACCCGGACACCCCGGTCAACGTGTGCTCCGGTGGCGAACGCCGCCGTGTGGCATTGTGCAAGCTGCTGCTCGAAGCACCGGATCTGCTGCTGCTCGACGAGCCCACCAACCATCTCGATGCCGAGTCGATTCTGTGGCTGGAGCAGTTCCTGCACCAGTACAAGGGCGCCGTCATCGCCGTCACCCACGACCGTTACTTCATGGACAATGTGGCCGAATGGATCTGCGAGGTGGACCGTGGACATCTGTACCCGTACAAGGGCAACTACTCCACCTACTTGGAGACCAAGGCCAAGCGTATGGAGATTCAGGGCGCCAAGGACGCCAAGCTCGCCAAGAGGCTCAAGAACGAGCTCGACTGGGTGCGTTCCTCGCCGAAGGCCCGTCAGGCCAAGAACAAGGCCCGCCTGGAGCGCTACGACCAGATGGAGCAGGAGGCACGCAACAACAAGAAGCTCGACTTCTCCGAGATTCAGATTCCTGCCGGCCCGCGCCTGGGCTCCACCGTTCTGGAGGCCGAGCACATTCACAAGGCGTTTGGCGACCGCGTGCTCATCGACGACCTGAGCTTCACCCTGCCGCGTAACGGCATCGTCGGCGTGATCGGCCCGAACGGCGTGGGTAAGTCCACGCTGTTCAAGACGATCGTCGGCCTGGAGCCGCTGACCTCCGGTTCGCTCAAGATCGGCGACACCGTCAAGATCAGCTACGTCGATCAGAACCGTGCCGGCCTTGACCCGAACAAGAACCTGTGGGAGGCCGTGTCCGACGGTCTTGACTTCATCGAAGTGGCCGGCGTCGAGGTACCGACCCGCGCGTATGTGGCCAGCTTCGGCTTCAAGGGCTCCGACCAGCAGAAGCTTGTGGGCGTGCTCTCCGGCGGCGAGCGCAACCGACTGAACCTTGCCCTGACCCTGAAGCAGGGCGGCAACCTGCTGCTGCTCGATGAGCCTACGAACGATCTTGATGTGGAGACCTTGGAATCGTTGGAGAACGCGCTGCTGCAGTTCCCCGGCTGCGCCGTGGTCATCTCCCACGACCGTTGGTTCCTCGACCGCGTCGCCACGCATATCCTCGCGTGGGAAGGCGATGATGAGAAC
- a CDS encoding flavodoxin gives MRSASVLIKKVLACVVGLGMMGLAACGGGAGGSSTSNSSSSAKGGSSSSSSSASNGKAVVVYFSASGNTKRAAEAIAKGLNTPTFELIPQQPYTDDDLDWTDPDSRVIREHENESLQDVKLADTKVPDWDTYNTVYLGFPIWWMAPAWPVNDFVKSNDFTGKTIIPFCTSTSSGIDDSASTLQKMSGTGTWLTGHRFSGSVSEKDVTDWLSQTRNGAAE, from the coding sequence ATGCGTAGTGCAAGCGTATTGATCAAAAAAGTGCTGGCATGCGTCGTCGGGTTGGGCATGATGGGTCTTGCCGCATGCGGCGGTGGCGCCGGCGGCTCCTCGACGAGTAATTCCTCTTCGTCGGCCAAGGGCGGATCTTCATCGAGCTCGTCGTCCGCGTCGAATGGCAAGGCCGTTGTGGTGTATTTCTCGGCATCCGGCAACACCAAAAGAGCTGCCGAGGCCATCGCCAAGGGACTTAACACTCCAACGTTCGAGCTCATCCCGCAGCAGCCATACACCGATGATGACCTTGATTGGACCGATCCGGATAGCCGCGTCATCAGGGAACACGAGAACGAATCCCTGCAGGACGTCAAGCTCGCCGATACGAAGGTGCCCGATTGGGATACCTACAACACCGTATACCTTGGCTTTCCGATTTGGTGGATGGCGCCCGCCTGGCCGGTGAACGACTTCGTCAAATCCAACGATTTCACAGGCAAGACGATCATTCCTTTCTGCACTTCAACCAGCTCCGGCATCGATGACAGCGCATCCACGCTCCAGAAGATGTCCGGTACCGGCACATGGCTCACCGGGCATCGATTCTCGGGTTCGGTTTCCGAGAAGGACGTGACCGATTGGCTGAGCCAGACCAGGAACGGCGCCGCCGAATAG
- a CDS encoding peptide deformylase — translation MQRPITTSIPLLSQPSEEAHSTEADLAVAQDLKDTLDAHRNGCVGMAANMIGEHKRIIAFVDEELGGRITLMFNPRITAQDGAYDTAEGCLSLNGERRTLRYQRIEVDYMDRRWRERHATFTGFTAQIIQHEIDHCDGVII, via the coding sequence ATGCAACGCCCTATTACGACATCGATCCCGTTACTCAGCCAGCCGTCCGAGGAAGCGCACAGCACCGAGGCCGATCTTGCCGTGGCACAGGATCTGAAGGATACGCTCGACGCGCACCGCAACGGCTGTGTGGGCATGGCCGCGAACATGATCGGCGAGCACAAACGCATCATCGCGTTTGTGGACGAGGAGCTGGGCGGTCGCATCACGCTCATGTTCAATCCGCGCATCACCGCGCAGGATGGCGCCTATGACACCGCCGAAGGATGCCTGTCACTTAACGGCGAGCGCCGCACGCTGCGCTATCAGCGTATCGAAGTGGATTACATGGATCGCCGCTGGCGCGAGCGGCATGCCACGTTCACTGGTTTCACCGCGCAGATCATCCAGCATGAGATCGACCACTGCGACGGCGTGATCATCTGA
- a CDS encoding flavodoxin family protein, giving the protein MTILFVNGSPNGNGNTAHLAATLLAGHDYGTLNLTDYRINAFGQTLPGDQFDEVIERIKQADVVVLGSPVYWHNLCASVRTLMERCYMNPKVDRLGGRLFLVFQGAGPEQWMLDAGVYSVERFAGMYGMTYEGVAHNAAEAKKLANALNSVRE; this is encoded by the coding sequence ATGACCATTCTTTTCGTCAACGGCAGCCCGAATGGTAACGGCAACACCGCGCATCTGGCTGCAACGCTGCTTGCCGGCCATGATTACGGAACCCTGAATCTTACTGATTACCGCATTAACGCCTTTGGACAGACGCTGCCCGGCGATCAGTTCGACGAGGTCATCGAACGCATCAAACAGGCCGACGTCGTAGTGCTCGGTTCTCCCGTTTACTGGCACAACCTGTGCGCCTCGGTACGTACCCTCATGGAACGCTGCTACATGAATCCCAAGGTAGATCGACTTGGCGGCAGACTGTTCCTAGTCTTCCAAGGTGCAGGTCCGGAACAGTGGATGCTTGATGCCGGCGTATATTCCGTCGAGCGTTTCGCCGGAATGTACGGCATGACCTACGAGGGCGTGGCCCACAATGCCGCGGAGGCCAAGAAGCTGGCAAACGCATTGAATTCGGTAAGGGAATAG
- a CDS encoding cupin domain-containing protein: MTISNPSPFPLGEPNDGFAQYFDGQSYLASVLGSSEISIHNVTFEPGCRNHWHMHHHGSQILIAVGGRGYYQLENEAPKELKAGQAVRIPPDTKYWHGAAPSESFSHLAFMIPDGSGKPIDNEWLEPVDPDVYESLR; encoded by the coding sequence ATGACAATCAGCAATCCCAGCCCGTTTCCACTTGGAGAACCCAACGACGGGTTCGCGCAATACTTCGACGGGCAGAGCTACCTAGCATCGGTGCTCGGATCGTCGGAGATCTCGATTCACAATGTGACCTTCGAACCAGGATGCCGTAATCACTGGCATATGCATCATCACGGATCGCAAATTCTCATTGCCGTTGGAGGCCGTGGTTACTATCAACTCGAAAATGAAGCGCCAAAGGAGCTGAAGGCCGGGCAGGCTGTACGCATTCCACCGGATACCAAATACTGGCATGGCGCGGCTCCGAGCGAATCATTCAGCCATCTGGCGTTCATGATACCTGACGGCAGCGGCAAGCCAATCGACAACGAGTGGCTTGAGCCGGTGGATCCGGACGTATACGAATCTCTGCGCTGA
- a CDS encoding LbetaH domain-containing protein — MWYDVSSGIVWSYVVPDADTLRNLTILLDVTIGDNSMIGTGLVIARDITADVVAVDAPCKVSRPIGERDRGHCWHNRRLDVS; from the coding sequence ATGTGGTATGACGTATCTTCCGGCATCGTATGGTCCTATGTGGTTCCCGATGCTGATACGTTAAGGAATCTGACCATCCTGCTTGACGTGACCATCGGAGACAATAGCATGATCGGTACCGGGTTGGTTATCGCGCGTGACATTACCGCCGATGTGGTTGCCGTGGATGCGCCGTGCAAGGTGTCGCGTCCAATCGGCGAACGGGACCGTGGGCATTGCTGGCATAATCGCAGGCTCGACGTGTCATGA
- a CDS encoding aldo/keto reductase, whose translation MEYVKLVNGVEIPKIGYGVFQISKDDAPRCVREAIETGYRHIDTAQSYFNEAEVGQGIKDSGIDRKELFLTTKIWISNYGYENTLKSVDVSLKKLGTDYLDLILLHQPFSDTYGAWRALEKLYRDGVIRAIGVSNFYPDRLADMVAFNEIAPMVNQVETNPINQQIEAHENMVKRGVAQEAWAPFGEGMQNMFSNPTLGKIGEAHGKSVAQVILRWLTQRDIIALPKSTHKERMEENLNIFDFQLSDDEMATIAGLDTKTSMFFRHDTPDAVDRFVGYVKDRAGRE comes from the coding sequence ATGGAATATGTGAAGCTCGTCAACGGCGTCGAAATCCCGAAGATCGGGTACGGCGTCTTCCAGATCAGTAAGGATGATGCTCCGCGCTGCGTGCGTGAGGCCATCGAGACCGGGTACCGCCATATAGACACCGCGCAGTCGTACTTCAACGAGGCGGAAGTCGGCCAAGGCATCAAGGATTCCGGCATCGATCGCAAGGAACTGTTCCTCACCACCAAGATCTGGATCAGCAATTATGGCTATGAGAATACGCTGAAGTCCGTCGATGTGTCCTTGAAGAAGCTTGGTACCGACTATCTCGACCTGATATTGCTGCACCAGCCGTTCTCCGATACCTACGGTGCATGGCGTGCTCTCGAAAAGCTCTACAGGGACGGCGTGATTCGCGCAATCGGCGTGAGCAACTTCTATCCGGACCGTCTGGCCGACATGGTTGCTTTCAACGAGATCGCCCCGATGGTCAATCAGGTCGAGACCAATCCGATCAACCAGCAGATTGAGGCCCACGAGAACATGGTCAAGCGCGGAGTGGCGCAGGAAGCATGGGCGCCGTTCGGGGAGGGCATGCAGAACATGTTCTCCAATCCCACTCTGGGCAAGATCGGCGAGGCGCACGGCAAGTCCGTCGCGCAGGTGATTCTGCGCTGGCTCACCCAGCGCGACATCATCGCCCTGCCCAAGTCCACGCACAAGGAACGCATGGAGGAAAACCTGAACATCTTCGATTTCCAGCTCTCTGACGATGAGATGGCAACCATCGCGGGTCTTGACACCAAGACCAGCATGTTCTTCCGCCACGACACCCCCGATGCAGTCGACCGCTTCGTTGGCTACGTCAAGGATCGTGCCGGCCGCGAGTGA